A DNA window from Chelativorans sp. AA-79 contains the following coding sequences:
- the aceA gene encoding isocitrate lyase has protein sequence MTDFYNLVPSAPQGRFDGIERTYTAEDARRLRGSVAIRHTLAEEGANRLWKLLREEEFVNALGALSGNQAMQMVRAGLKAIYLSGWQVAADANTASAMYPDQSLYPANAGPELARRINRTLQRADQIEAAERKGLSVETWFAPIVADAEAGFGGPLNAFEIMKAYIEAGAAGVHFEDQLASEKKCGHLGGKVLIPTAAHIRNLTAARLAADVIGVPSLIICRTDAEAAKLITSDIDERDQPFVDYEAGRTVEGFYRVKNGLEPCIARAVAYAPYSDLIWCETSKPDLEQARKFAEGVHKHHPGKMLAYNCSPSFNWKKNLEDATIAKFQRELSAMGYKFQFITLAGFHQLNYGMFELARGYRDRQMAAYAELQEAEFAAEARGYTATKHQREVGTGYFDAVSLAITGGQSSTTAMHGSTEHDQFTEAAE, from the coding sequence ATGACTGATTTTTACAATCTGGTTCCCTCGGCGCCGCAAGGCCGTTTCGACGGTATCGAGCGGACTTATACGGCCGAAGATGCGCGCCGGCTGCGCGGCTCGGTGGCCATCAGGCACACGCTGGCGGAGGAAGGTGCGAACCGGCTCTGGAAGCTGCTCCGCGAGGAGGAGTTCGTGAATGCGCTGGGCGCGCTTTCGGGCAATCAGGCCATGCAGATGGTTCGCGCCGGGCTGAAGGCGATCTATCTTTCCGGCTGGCAGGTGGCGGCGGATGCCAACACCGCCTCGGCCATGTATCCCGACCAGTCGCTCTATCCCGCCAACGCCGGGCCGGAACTGGCGCGGCGCATCAACCGCACGCTCCAGCGCGCCGATCAGATCGAGGCGGCGGAAAGGAAGGGGCTCTCGGTCGAGACCTGGTTCGCGCCGATCGTTGCGGACGCCGAAGCTGGCTTCGGGGGGCCGCTCAACGCCTTCGAGATCATGAAGGCCTATATCGAAGCCGGCGCGGCAGGCGTGCACTTCGAAGACCAGCTTGCATCGGAAAAGAAGTGCGGCCACCTTGGCGGAAAGGTGCTGATCCCCACTGCAGCCCATATCCGCAACCTGACGGCGGCGCGGCTCGCCGCGGATGTGATCGGCGTGCCTTCACTGATCATCTGCCGCACGGATGCGGAGGCCGCGAAGCTCATCACCTCCGATATAGACGAGCGCGACCAGCCATTCGTGGATTATGAGGCGGGGCGGACAGTCGAAGGATTCTACCGCGTAAAGAACGGGCTGGAACCGTGCATTGCGCGGGCTGTGGCCTATGCGCCCTACAGCGACCTCATCTGGTGCGAGACCTCGAAGCCGGATCTGGAGCAGGCGCGGAAATTCGCCGAGGGCGTGCACAAGCACCATCCGGGCAAGATGCTGGCCTATAACTGCTCGCCATCCTTCAACTGGAAGAAGAACCTGGAGGACGCGACGATCGCCAAGTTCCAGCGGGAGCTTAGCGCCATGGGCTACAAGTTCCAGTTCATCACGCTCGCCGGATTCCACCAGCTCAATTACGGCATGTTCGAGCTGGCGCGCGGATACCGCGACCGGCAGATGGCCGCCTATGCCGAATTGCAGGAGGCCGAGTTCGCCGCCGAGGCGCGCGGCTACACGGCTACGAAGCATCAGCGCGAGGTGGGCACGGGCTATTTCGATGCCGTGTCGCTGGCGATCACGGGAGGCCAGTCCTCCACGACCGCCATGCACGGCTCCACCGAGCATGACCAATTCACCGAGGCCGCTGAATAG